TGGAAGGCACGCCAGATGTTCAGACTCGTGAAAAGTTGCTGATCGGTGCTGACGTTGAAGAGATGATGCAGAACGATCTGAAATACGAGTACATGGTGGCTGCAGAACTGCGCACCGTAATTGCGCTTTGTGAAGAAAAGCAGGACTATCAGACCCGCGAAATCCTGTTGAAGCTTCTTGATGATACCGAGTCAGACCATATGTACTGGCTGGAGAAGCAACTTCGCTTGATCAATATGATTGGTATGCAGAACTACGTTCAGTCAAAAATGGGTAAATAACCCACATCGAATTCGAAAAAGGCCGCTTTGAACAGCGGCCTTTTTTTATCCGAGTCCAAACCATTACCTGAAACTGGAGGTTTGTTGGCTACACCGTTTTTACTTGTGAAGGTTCTAACTAACTGGACTCTATGATGGTTTGCAGGAGGCTTAATCGACTGGAGAACCATGGTTTGAAACCAGCGATTGTTCTAACGTATTCGGATGCTAATGAATGACTTATGAATTAAAGTAACTACCGCGCTGGAAAGGTAATATCAATACGATTGTGTGGTCATTAAAAGCGGTATGCTTTCTAATCAATATGACTAAAATTTTACCCTTCTTCCGTCACTACAACTTTACCTTGATTGCCAACGTAAAAGCGCACAACGCTCAGTCGGTTTGCTTCTTATGGTGAAAGGAATAATTGGAAGCGATGTTGCTATTTCGACAGATTTAAAGGCAGAATCTCTGGCTAGTGCTATCGGTTATCCTTCTCTGTTTCATTATTTCCATATAATGACAAAATCGCTAAGGTTTGAGGATGTATGTTCGCAAGTATTTGAATGCCTTTAAGTTATTGAATGTATTGCTTATTTTGCCGCTTGGAGTAGGTTATTTGTTCTCTTTAACAGCGGTGAAGTTGATACTGGGGTTTCCGATGTGCTTAGTCGGGTTAACCTAGTATGAGGCATTAATCTTTCATTATATTTCCCATTGAATTATGTATAGTGATTTTCAATATTTGTATAGAAAAAAAGCGCATCAAAAAATGTGGGAATAAAAAATATAAAGAGCATAACGTACTGTATATATTGTTTAAATTCTAGTAATAAGAGAAAAGTCCTATAAAACCAGTTTGATATATTAAGACCTCCAATCATTCTCTTCTCACAATAGATGTCTCATAACTAAGACATCTATTTCTCATTTGAGTCACCCTGTTTTTATTCCTAATGTTTCACTCAGGCGGTGGTCGCTTTTCACAAGGGGTGAATATGTCCGATTCTAGCTTCAATGAAACAGATGGAAATGACGTAATAATAGGAACAGGCTCTGGGGACACGATAAATGGTGCTCTAGGTGATGATTCTATTAATGGCGGCCAAGGCAACGATGTTATCTATGGCAACGGCACGGACCGAACGACAGGCTCATCGACGCAGACCTCCACGATAGAAGGTGGGGTAGATAGCACGATCTACAACATTCAAGCAGAGACGGCACTGAAGGTAACGCTGTCTGATATCGTTTCTGGTGCGGGTTTCAAAAACAGCATCGGCTACTATATTGTCGACGACAATGGAATGGTCATTCAGTC
The nucleotide sequence above comes from Grimontia kaedaensis. Encoded proteins:
- the bfr gene encoding bacterioferritin is translated as MKGNQEVIDGLNRLLTNELSAMDQYFVHARMYEDWGMDELYERINHESEDEREHASILINRILFLEGTPDVQTREKLLIGADVEEMMQNDLKYEYMVAAELRTVIALCEEKQDYQTREILLKLLDDTESDHMYWLEKQLRLINMIGMQNYVQSKMGK